From one bacterium Scap17 genomic stretch:
- a CDS encoding ABC transporter ATP-binding protein, with translation MLDWYTNPGHAPLVLAQELGLFKKHDLDVELIAPADPSVPPKLAAAERVDIAISYQPQLHLQIDQGLPLVRIGTLVATPLNVVVVRADSDIQSIADLKGKRVGYSVGGVEEVLLSTMLQHSGLTLDDITLTNVNFSLTPSLLTRKVDAVTGAFRNFELAQMAQEGVKGRAFYIEEEGVPTYDELIFVANSDSYERKQAQYAGFLAAVGEATAWIINHPDQGWEMFRDSDPALDTELNKEAWYATLPRFALRPAALDAGRYRDFEDFLFERGMIKKRQSLSHLAVDVNAP, from the coding sequence ATGCTCGACTGGTACACCAACCCCGGTCACGCCCCGCTGGTGCTGGCACAGGAGCTGGGGCTGTTCAAGAAGCACGACCTTGATGTCGAATTGATCGCCCCCGCCGACCCGAGCGTGCCGCCCAAGCTGGCTGCCGCCGAGCGTGTCGATATCGCCATCAGCTATCAGCCGCAACTGCACCTGCAGATCGATCAGGGCCTGCCGCTGGTGCGTATCGGCACCCTGGTCGCCACGCCGCTGAATGTGGTGGTGGTGCGCGCCGACAGCGACATCCAGTCGATCGCCGACCTCAAGGGCAAGCGGGTCGGCTACTCGGTCGGCGGTGTCGAGGAAGTGCTGCTCTCCACCATGCTGCAGCACAGCGGCCTGACGCTGGATGACATCACGCTGACCAACGTCAACTTCTCGCTGACGCCGTCACTGCTGACGCGCAAGGTCGATGCCGTCACCGGCGCCTTCCGCAACTTCGAGCTGGCCCAGATGGCTCAGGAAGGCGTCAAGGGCCGCGCCTTCTACATCGAGGAAGAAGGCGTGCCGACCTATGACGAGCTGATCTTCGTCGCCAACAGCGACAGCTACGAGCGCAAGCAGGCGCAGTACGCCGGCTTCCTCGCCGCCGTCGGCGAAGCCACCGCCTGGATCATCAACCACCCGGACCAAGGCTGGGAGATGTTCCGTGACTCCGATCCGGCACTGGATACCGAGCTCAACAAGGAAGCCTGGTACGCCACCCTGCCGCGCTTCGCGCTGCGTCCTGCCGCGCTGGATGCCGGCCGCTACCGTGACTTCGAGGACTTCCTGTTCGAGCGCGGCATGATCAAGAAGCGCCAGTCGCTGAGCCACCTGGCCGTCGACGTCAACGCGCCCTGA
- a CDS encoding ABC transporter ATP-binding protein: MPARRLTTELPVSLGLTLNNARIDYAGHTLFRDISARLEAGSWTALLGRSGCGKSSLLRLLAGLEMSDLHQLDLATDDGQPLTDRVAWMAQQDLLLPWRRVIDNLWLGDDLRRRPRNRELAHELLAAVGLEGREQAWPDALSGGQRQRVALARTLYQQAPIVMMDEPFSAVDAITRLELHDLASRLLKGRTVLMVTHDPLEALRLADQLLVLRPSSAPGHGAELEHLPGLGAVRPVPLDDPALPPAQAQLIARLRDSEEAA; the protein is encoded by the coding sequence CTGCCGGCACGCCGCCTGACCACGGAATTGCCTGTGTCGCTGGGACTCACCCTCAACAACGCACGAATCGATTACGCCGGCCACACGCTGTTCCGCGATATTTCCGCGCGTCTGGAGGCTGGTAGCTGGACGGCACTGCTGGGGCGCTCCGGCTGCGGCAAGAGCTCGCTGCTGCGCCTGCTGGCTGGCCTGGAAATGTCAGATCTCCACCAGCTCGACCTCGCCACCGATGACGGTCAGCCGCTGACCGACCGCGTGGCCTGGATGGCGCAGCAGGACCTGCTGCTGCCGTGGCGGCGCGTCATCGACAACCTGTGGCTGGGCGATGACCTGCGCCGGCGGCCGCGCAATCGCGAACTCGCCCATGAGCTTCTGGCCGCGGTCGGGCTTGAGGGTCGTGAGCAGGCCTGGCCGGACGCCCTCTCCGGCGGCCAGCGCCAACGCGTCGCTCTCGCCCGCACGCTCTATCAGCAGGCGCCGATCGTGATGATGGATGAGCCGTTCTCGGCGGTGGATGCCATCACCCGTCTGGAGCTGCACGATCTGGCCAGCCGCCTGCTCAAGGGCCGCACCGTCCTGATGGTGACCCACGACCCGCTTGAGGCATTGCGCCTTGCCGATCAACTGCTGGTGCTGCGCCCGTCGAGCGCCCCGGGCCACGGCGCCGAGCTTGAGCATCTGCCGGGGCTTGGCGCCGTGCGGCCGGTGCCGCTGGATGACCCGGCCCTGCCGCCGGCGCAGGCGCAACTGATCGCCCGCCTGCGTGATAGCGAGGAGGCCGCATGA
- a CDS encoding potassium/proton antiporter, protein MVENLNYYFLLAGTLIALSVLASRVSARLGMPLLLLFLGLGMLAGEDGVLGIQFDDASSAYMIGNLALALILLDGGLRTRLSTFRAGLKPALVLATVGVFMTSGLVGLLAMWLFDLTLIEGLLVGAIVGSTDAAAVFSLLGGQGVHLNERVGATLEIESGTNDPMAIFLTITLAEILTGQLSGVASGIMSFLLQFGVGAAMGIAGGWLIARLMRYLDLAPGLYSLLALALGLSLFATTNEMGGSGFLAIYLCGLMIGNHPGRHLEHILPVHDGMAHLSQIVLFLMLGLLVSPSTMLQFALPAAILSVALILVVRPLAVILCLKPFFRFRWRELWFISWVGLRGAVPIVLAIFPVITGVENAGLYFNVAFFVVIISLLVQGSSLAPMARKLRVVVPPGAQPSRRNLLGIMPVNDYEMLVYRVDNTALEGVALRMLRFPSGAKVGALFRNKVLIHPKGSTCLHQQDVLCVVGRSCDVPSLNRMFNGESLQHEQRAFFGTFTLEGDANMQDIADVYGLTLSQGEQHLTIAEFITRRVGGVPVVGDDVDWHGIHWVVNEVEGNRITKVGLRLH, encoded by the coding sequence GTGGTAGAGAACCTGAATTATTATTTCTTGCTGGCAGGCACGCTGATCGCCTTGAGCGTGTTGGCCAGCCGCGTCTCGGCGCGTCTTGGCATGCCGCTGCTACTGCTGTTCCTCGGTCTTGGCATGCTGGCGGGTGAAGATGGCGTCCTGGGCATCCAGTTCGACGACGCCTCATCCGCTTACATGATCGGCAATCTGGCGCTGGCGCTCATCCTGCTCGATGGCGGCCTGCGTACGCGGCTGTCCACGTTTCGTGCCGGCCTGAAACCGGCGCTGGTGCTGGCCACCGTCGGGGTCTTCATGACCAGTGGCCTGGTGGGCCTTCTGGCCATGTGGCTGTTTGATCTCACCCTGATCGAAGGCCTGCTGGTCGGGGCCATCGTCGGTTCCACCGATGCCGCGGCGGTCTTCTCGCTGCTGGGAGGCCAGGGCGTTCACCTCAATGAGCGTGTCGGTGCGACGCTGGAAATCGAGTCCGGCACCAACGACCCGATGGCGATCTTCCTGACCATCACGCTGGCCGAGATCCTGACCGGTCAGCTCTCCGGCGTCGCGTCGGGCATCATGAGCTTCCTGCTGCAGTTCGGTGTCGGCGCCGCCATGGGGATCGCCGGCGGCTGGTTGATCGCACGCCTGATGCGTTATCTGGACCTCGCCCCCGGTCTTTATTCGCTGCTGGCGCTGGCACTTGGCTTGAGCCTGTTCGCCACCACCAACGAGATGGGCGGCAGCGGTTTCCTCGCCATCTATCTGTGCGGCCTGATGATCGGGAATCACCCCGGTCGTCATCTGGAGCACATCCTGCCGGTGCATGATGGCATGGCACACCTCTCGCAGATCGTGCTGTTCCTGATGCTGGGCCTGCTGGTCTCGCCGTCGACCATGCTGCAGTTCGCGCTGCCGGCCGCCATCCTCAGCGTGGCGCTGATTCTGGTGGTGCGCCCGCTGGCGGTCATCCTGTGTCTCAAGCCGTTCTTCCGCTTCCGCTGGCGCGAGCTGTGGTTCATCAGCTGGGTGGGATTGCGAGGGGCGGTGCCGATCGTGCTGGCGATCTTCCCGGTGATCACCGGGGTCGAGAATGCCGGTCTCTACTTCAATGTCGCCTTTTTCGTGGTCATCATCTCGCTGCTGGTACAGGGCTCATCGCTGGCGCCGATGGCGCGCAAGTTGAGGGTGGTGGTGCCGCCGGGCGCACAGCCCAGTCGCCGCAACCTGCTCGGCATCATGCCGGTCAACGACTACGAGATGCTGGTCTATCGCGTCGACAACACGGCGCTGGAAGGCGTGGCGCTGCGCATGCTGCGCTTCCCGTCGGGGGCCAAGGTCGGGGCGCTGTTCCGCAACAAGGTGTTGATCCACCCCAAGGGCAGCACCTGTCTGCATCAGCAGGATGTGCTGTGCGTGGTAGGGCGCTCGTGTGATGTGCCAAGCCTCAACCGCATGTTCAATGGCGAGAGCCTGCAGCATGAGCAGCGCGCCTTCTTCGGGACCTTCACGCTGGAAGGCGATGCCAACATGCAGGATATCGCCGATGTCTACGGGTTGACACTCTCCCAGGGCGAGCAGCATCTGACCATCGCCGAGTTCATCACTCGTCGAGTCGGTGGGGTGCCGGTGGTCGGCGACGATGTGGACTGGCATGGCATCCACTGGGTGGTGAACGAGGTGGAAGGCAATCGCATCACCAAGGTCGGGCTGCGACTGCACTGA
- a CDS encoding MFS transporter produces MSTPSSHSENRQPAASDRVIPPVTTHERLVVALVTLLQFAVIMGFTMVMALGPDFATSLGIPLDHLGYIVGSYPLAAAVGTLLWTRHADRFDRRWAVLGFLFGAALCHLIASFATDFETLLAARMLGGLFGGPAAATALAIVIDVVPGVRRGRAMGLVMGAFSVASVLGLPFALWLSQGFGWQAPFRAVALLALLVCGLLAWILPPIRGHLDNPETRLRSRKGTTILNILAQPDHRLGLALIATAMFSNFLVIPNLASYLLFNLGLPREDLGGLYMIGGGLSLVGMQLTGRLCDRYGCVWPGTITCLMTALVGWAFLLHSPGPSLIWIGFGAYMLFSSARRVTQNTLNSFIPADHERAAFTSTQSAVQHLSSAAGSYVGAGLLVSTPSGALEGMPLLVAVLMIALVIQPLQILWLSRRLARR; encoded by the coding sequence TTGAGTACGCCGAGCAGTCACTCCGAAAATCGTCAGCCGGCCGCGAGTGATCGGGTCATCCCGCCGGTGACCACCCACGAGCGCCTGGTGGTGGCGCTGGTCACCCTGCTGCAGTTCGCCGTCATCATGGGCTTCACCATGGTGATGGCGCTGGGCCCTGACTTTGCTACCTCGCTGGGCATTCCGCTGGATCACCTAGGCTATATCGTCGGCAGTTATCCGCTGGCCGCCGCGGTGGGTACCCTGCTGTGGACACGGCACGCCGATCGCTTCGATCGCCGCTGGGCAGTGCTGGGTTTCCTGTTCGGTGCGGCGCTCTGTCATCTGATCGCCAGCTTCGCCACCGACTTCGAGACCCTGCTGGCGGCGCGCATGCTGGGTGGGTTGTTCGGCGGGCCAGCGGCGGCGACGGCGCTGGCCATCGTGATCGACGTGGTGCCGGGAGTCCGCCGGGGGCGTGCCATGGGGCTGGTGATGGGTGCCTTCTCGGTGGCCTCGGTGCTGGGGCTGCCGTTTGCGCTGTGGTTGTCGCAGGGCTTCGGCTGGCAGGCGCCATTTCGCGCAGTGGCGCTGTTGGCGTTGCTGGTGTGCGGGCTGCTGGCCTGGATACTGCCGCCGATCCGCGGTCATCTCGATAACCCCGAGACCCGCCTGCGCAGCCGCAAGGGCACCACGATCCTGAACATCCTGGCCCAGCCCGACCATCGCCTGGGGCTGGCGCTGATCGCCACGGCGATGTTCAGCAACTTCCTGGTGATTCCCAACCTGGCAAGCTATCTGCTGTTCAATCTGGGCCTGCCGCGGGAGGATCTCGGCGGGCTCTACATGATCGGCGGCGGGCTGTCGCTGGTCGGCATGCAGCTGACGGGGCGGCTGTGTGATCGCTATGGCTGTGTCTGGCCGGGCACCATCACCTGCCTGATGACGGCGCTGGTCGGCTGGGCCTTCCTGCTGCATTCGCCGGGGCCGTCGCTGATCTGGATCGGCTTTGGCGCCTACATGCTGTTCTCGTCGGCGCGGCGTGTGACCCAGAATACGCTCAACAGCTTCATTCCCGCCGATCACGAGCGGGCAGCCTTCACCAGCACCCAGAGTGCCGTGCAGCATCTGAGTTCTGCCGCCGGCAGCTATGTGGGCGCCGGACTGCTGGTCAGCACCCCGAGTGGCGCGCTGGAAGGCATGCCGCTGCTGGTCGCGGTGCTGATGATCGCGCTGGTGATCCAGCCGCTGCAGATCCTGTGGCTGTCGCGTCGCCTGGCCCGCCGCTAG
- a CDS encoding YeiH family putative sulfate export transporter, translating to MLPGLALCGGLTLVGLALHSIPALASTGISPLVFALLCGIVVGNLPITSRHAAALSPGLHIATKKLLRLGIILFGLSITLQQILGLGWSVVFLDVLVITAVLSSGYFIGTRWLGLDRDTALLTSAGSAICGAAAVLATESMIKARPAATAMAVATVVLFGSLAMLVYPLLYPLSGMHEGLFGIYIGSTIHEVAQVVAAGEAVGPDALANALIVKLMRVMMLVPFLLLLPKLWAMRARTEGDDRETGGGMTIPWFALGFIAMAGINSTGEIPAAVHSSLSTLGSVALTMAMAGLGVETRIDRLRSLGMKPFLLALILFTLLIVGGFGANLLLMG from the coding sequence ATGTTGCCGGGCCTCGCCCTGTGTGGCGGCCTGACCCTGGTGGGGCTGGCACTGCATTCCATTCCGGCGCTGGCCTCCACCGGCATCAGCCCGCTGGTCTTCGCCCTGCTGTGCGGTATCGTGGTCGGCAACCTGCCGATCACCAGCCGGCACGCCGCGGCGCTTTCCCCGGGGTTGCATATCGCGACCAAGAAGCTGCTGCGTCTCGGCATCATCCTGTTCGGCCTCTCCATCACCCTGCAGCAGATTCTCGGCCTGGGCTGGAGCGTCGTCTTCCTCGATGTGCTGGTGATCACCGCAGTGCTGAGCAGCGGCTACTTCATCGGTACGCGCTGGCTGGGGCTGGACCGCGACACCGCACTGCTGACCAGCGCCGGTTCCGCCATCTGTGGCGCCGCGGCGGTACTGGCGACCGAATCGATGATCAAGGCTCGCCCGGCGGCCACCGCCATGGCCGTCGCCACGGTGGTGCTGTTCGGTTCGCTGGCGATGCTGGTCTACCCGCTGCTCTACCCACTGAGCGGCATGCATGAAGGCCTGTTCGGCATCTATATCGGCTCCACCATCCACGAGGTCGCTCAGGTCGTGGCCGCCGGTGAAGCGGTCGGCCCGGACGCCCTGGCCAATGCGCTGATCGTCAAGTTGATGCGCGTGATGATGCTGGTCCCCTTCCTGCTGCTGTTGCCGAAGCTGTGGGCCATGCGTGCCCGTACCGAAGGTGATGACCGCGAGACCGGCGGCGGCATGACGATTCCGTGGTTCGCGCTGGGCTTCATCGCCATGGCCGGCATCAACAGCACCGGCGAGATTCCGGCGGCAGTGCACTCAAGCCTCTCTACCCTCGGCAGCGTGGCACTGACCATGGCCATGGCGGGCCTGGGCGTCGAGACTCGCATCGATCGTCTGCGCTCACTGGGCATGAAGCCTTTCCTGCTCGCGCTGATCCTGTTCACGCTGTTGATCGTCGGTGGCTTTGGCGCCAATCTGCTGTTGATGGGCTAG
- a CDS encoding alpha/beta fold hydrolase yields MMMSTTVELYYHESDARDGAEEQTTSQQDATPLVILHGLFGSADNWRSHIKSWSRTRRVIAVDLRNHGRSPHVAGMSYPEQAADVIALLDRLAIKRCDLLGHSMGGKVAMQVALEAPERLRSLLVADIAPVAYGHGHDDIFAAFEAVRDARPASRKEADTVMAQHVDTPAIRQFLATNLVRLDDGAMGWRVGLDHIAAGYPQIVEAPHGQGPVELPALLLWGSRSNYVQAEGLATMREHFPALEDDSLEAGHWLHAERASEFQQAVVAFLDRVARA; encoded by the coding sequence ATGATGATGAGCACAACGGTCGAGCTTTATTACCACGAGAGCGATGCTCGTGATGGCGCCGAGGAACAGACAACGAGCCAGCAGGACGCGACGCCGCTGGTCATTCTTCACGGCCTGTTCGGCAGTGCCGACAACTGGCGTTCGCATATCAAGTCGTGGTCGCGGACGCGCCGTGTGATCGCGGTGGATCTGCGTAACCACGGCCGCAGCCCGCACGTGGCCGGCATGAGCTACCCCGAGCAGGCCGCGGATGTCATCGCGCTGCTCGACCGCCTTGCCATCAAGCGCTGTGACCTGCTGGGCCACTCGATGGGCGGCAAGGTCGCCATGCAGGTCGCGCTCGAGGCGCCCGAGCGTCTGCGCAGCCTGCTGGTCGCCGATATCGCGCCGGTCGCCTATGGCCACGGGCATGACGATATCTTTGCTGCCTTCGAGGCGGTGCGTGACGCGCGCCCGGCCTCACGCAAGGAGGCCGACACGGTGATGGCGCAGCATGTCGATACCCCGGCCATCCGCCAGTTCCTCGCCACCAATCTGGTGCGTCTCGACGATGGCGCCATGGGCTGGCGCGTCGGGCTGGACCATATCGCCGCGGGCTACCCGCAGATCGTCGAGGCGCCGCACGGTCAGGGGCCGGTCGAGCTGCCGGCGCTGCTGCTGTGGGGGTCGCGCTCCAACTACGTGCAGGCCGAGGGCCTGGCGACGATGCGCGAACACTTCCCTGCGCTGGAAGATGACTCCCTGGAGGCCGGCCATTGGCTGCATGCCGAGCGTGCCAGCGAGTTCCAGCAGGCGGTGGTGGCGTTTCTTGATCGCGTCGCACGCGCTTGA
- a CDS encoding potassium transporter: MNMLMEGAVLLGCAVVAVPLFQRLGLGSILGYLAIGVLLGPSLIGFISEPGEVLHFAEFGVVMLLFMIGLELEPKRLWDMRLKLAGLGSAQMLLCGALLTPVGLWLGLELPAAVLLGLILALSSTAFALQVLSENQQLATPHGQSTFAILLFQDLAVIPLLALMPLFADNFDASTGTNWIGIAEGIGMIAAVIIVGRFVVPRLLKMVARSEIHEIFTAAALFVVISTALLMEWVGLSMALGAFLAGVLLADTVYRHELEANIEPFKGLLLGLFFMAVGMSVDVSLVMERPLTVLALTLALMFGKVIVITLVGRVARLKMAEALPLAAVLSQGGEFDFVLLTAGMAAGIFDQTLTSLVISAVTLSMAATPFLYRYARHLGATSEAKRPYDEDFGEETPQVLIAGFGRFGQISARMLKSQGINFTALDPNITQVEFVRQFGSRIFYADASRAELLRAAGAEQARIMLVAVDDAETSTGIVRMVRHQFPHLKLFVRARNRHHAWELMELGVEHVIRDTYASSLEMGGELLVAMGYPNARAAEVARAFREMDDNMLKQNYEHRHDQKALVNSEQAAMIELKRLFQNNQD; encoded by the coding sequence ATGAACATGTTGATGGAAGGCGCCGTGCTGCTGGGATGCGCGGTGGTTGCCGTGCCACTCTTCCAGCGTCTGGGCCTCGGTTCCATCCTGGGCTATCTGGCCATCGGGGTGCTGCTGGGTCCGTCGTTGATCGGCTTCATCTCGGAGCCTGGCGAAGTGTTGCACTTCGCCGAATTCGGGGTCGTCATGCTGCTGTTCATGATCGGTCTGGAACTGGAGCCCAAGCGCCTGTGGGACATGCGCCTCAAGCTTGCGGGCCTGGGCAGCGCCCAGATGCTGTTGTGCGGTGCCTTGCTCACCCCCGTCGGCCTGTGGCTGGGGCTGGAATTGCCCGCAGCCGTGTTGCTGGGCCTGATTCTGGCGCTGTCCTCGACCGCCTTCGCGCTGCAGGTATTGAGCGAGAATCAGCAGCTGGCGACGCCGCACGGCCAGTCGACCTTCGCCATCCTGCTGTTCCAGGACCTGGCGGTGATTCCGCTGCTGGCCCTGATGCCGCTGTTCGCTGACAACTTCGATGCCTCCACCGGCACCAACTGGATCGGCATCGCCGAGGGCATTGGCATGATCGCGGCGGTCATCATCGTCGGGCGCTTTGTCGTGCCGCGCCTGCTCAAGATGGTCGCGCGCAGCGAGATCCACGAGATCTTCACCGCCGCGGCCTTGTTCGTGGTGATCAGCACGGCGCTGCTGATGGAGTGGGTGGGGCTGTCCATGGCCCTGGGTGCCTTCCTGGCCGGGGTGCTGCTCGCCGATACCGTCTACCGCCACGAGCTGGAAGCCAACATCGAGCCCTTCAAGGGGCTGCTGCTGGGGCTGTTCTTCATGGCCGTAGGCATGTCGGTTGACGTCTCGCTGGTGATGGAGCGGCCGCTGACCGTCCTGGCGCTGACGCTGGCACTGATGTTCGGCAAGGTCATCGTCATCACGCTGGTCGGACGCGTTGCACGCCTCAAGATGGCCGAGGCCCTGCCGCTGGCCGCGGTCCTGTCACAGGGTGGTGAGTTCGACTTCGTGCTGCTGACCGCCGGCATGGCCGCCGGCATCTTCGATCAGACCCTCACCAGCCTGGTGATCAGTGCGGTGACCTTGTCGATGGCTGCCACGCCCTTCCTCTATCGCTATGCCCGCCACCTCGGCGCCACCAGCGAAGCCAAGCGCCCCTATGATGAGGACTTCGGTGAGGAGACGCCCCAGGTGTTGATCGCCGGCTTCGGTCGTTTCGGCCAGATCAGCGCGCGCATGCTCAAGAGCCAGGGCATCAACTTCACCGCGCTGGACCCCAATATCACCCAGGTCGAGTTCGTGCGTCAGTTCGGGTCGCGCATCTTCTACGCCGATGCCAGCCGCGCCGAATTGCTGCGGGCGGCGGGTGCCGAGCAGGCCAGGATCATGCTGGTGGCGGTCGATGATGCCGAGACCTCGACCGGCATCGTGCGCATGGTGCGCCATCAATTCCCGCACCTGAAGCTGTTCGTGCGTGCCCGTAACCGCCACCATGCCTGGGAGCTGATGGAATTGGGCGTGGAGCACGTGATTCGTGACACCTATGCCAGCAGCCTGGAGATGGGCGGAGAATTGCTGGTAGCGATGGGCTACCCCAATGCTCGCGCGGCGGAAGTGGCGCGCGCCTTCCGGGAAATGGATGACAACATGCTCAAGCAGAACTATGAGCACCGCCACGACCAGAAAGCGCTCGTCAACAGCGAGCAGGCCGCCATGATCGAGCTCAAGCGTCTGTTCCAGAACAATCAGGATTGA
- a CDS encoding GrxA family glutaredoxin, whose translation MLAVIFGRPGCPFCVRAKDLAEELTAKRDDFDFRYIDIHAEGISKADMEKTIGKPVETVPQIFVDQTHIGGFTEFNQYVQDEALMPQA comes from the coding sequence ATGCTTGCAGTCATTTTCGGTCGTCCGGGTTGCCCTTTCTGTGTCCGCGCCAAGGACCTCGCGGAAGAGCTCACCGCCAAGCGCGATGATTTCGACTTCCGCTACATCGACATCCATGCAGAAGGCATCAGCAAGGCCGACATGGAAAAGACCATCGGCAAGCCGGTCGAGACCGTGCCGCAGATCTTCGTCGATCAGACCCACATCGGTGGCTTCACCGAGTTCAACCAGTACGTGCAGGACGAAGCTCTTATGCCGCAGGCCTGA
- a CDS encoding LysR family transcriptional regulator: MQIHITLRQLQVFVAVTRHGSVSAAAREIGLSQSAASQGLSELERHLEVQLFERLGRRLALNANGRRLLARAEQLLEQTHALELEAREPGVVDGNLRGELEIAASATIGTWLLPGLAGAFMREHPGTELNLRLRNTHQVVEAVLNYDAELGLIEGDCHAPRLMSQTWREDELVVVAPPSHPLAMRGTALSDEDLATADWILREGGSGTRAVFERALHGRIERLKVRMELGQHEAIKQAVFAGLGLGCLSRLSVAAEIARGELVVLATPQLNLKRRFSMLWHPERYRSPLWQAVKVYLEASPR, from the coding sequence ATGCAGATCCACATCACGCTGCGTCAGTTGCAAGTGTTCGTGGCGGTGACACGCCACGGCTCCGTCAGCGCCGCGGCGCGCGAGATCGGCCTGTCGCAATCGGCGGCGAGTCAGGGGTTATCCGAACTGGAGCGTCATCTCGAGGTGCAGTTGTTCGAGCGCCTCGGTCGCCGCCTGGCCCTGAACGCCAATGGTCGCCGCCTGTTGGCGCGCGCCGAGCAACTGCTGGAGCAGACCCACGCGCTGGAACTTGAGGCCCGTGAGCCCGGCGTGGTGGATGGCAACCTGCGTGGCGAACTGGAAATCGCCGCCAGCGCCACCATCGGCACCTGGTTGCTGCCGGGGCTGGCAGGGGCCTTCATGCGCGAACATCCGGGCACCGAGCTCAATCTGCGCCTGCGCAATACCCACCAGGTGGTGGAGGCGGTGCTCAACTATGACGCCGAGCTCGGCTTGATCGAGGGCGACTGCCACGCGCCGCGCCTGATGAGCCAGACCTGGCGCGAGGATGAGCTGGTGGTGGTGGCGCCGCCGAGCCATCCGTTGGCCATGCGCGGTACGGCGCTCAGCGATGAGGATCTCGCCACGGCCGACTGGATTCTGCGCGAGGGTGGCTCGGGCACGCGGGCGGTCTTCGAGCGTGCGCTGCATGGGCGGATCGAACGTCTCAAGGTGCGAATGGAGTTGGGCCAGCACGAGGCCATCAAGCAGGCCGTGTTCGCCGGATTGGGGCTGGGGTGTCTGTCGCGGCTGTCGGTGGCGGCCGAGATCGCGCGTGGCGAGCTGGTGGTGCTGGCCACGCCCCAGCTCAACCTGAAGCGGCGCTTCTCGATGCTGTGGCACCCGGAACGTTACCGCAGCCCGCTGTGGCAGGCGGTCAAGGTCTATCTGGAAGCCAGTCCGCGCTGA
- a CDS encoding ABC transporter permease has product MKRLHAMRHLVISTLLLLGLWQLIIAVTAVPPYILPTPQAVLEVLIQKAPLLAHHAGVTISEILAGLVLGILLGLSTALALAFIPRLRRTLLPMLLISQVIPLFAIAPLLVLWLGYDMLSKVVMATLIIYFPVASTGYDGLRQTQQGWLDLAHTLGASPWRRLIHIQLPAALPALASGIRMAATAAPIGAVIGEWAGASQGLGYLMLNANARMEIDLMFAALLVLVAFSLLLYFSLDALLRTLMPWHRDRLTRLS; this is encoded by the coding sequence ATGAAACGTCTGCACGCCATGCGTCACCTCGTCATCAGTACGCTGCTCCTGCTGGGACTTTGGCAGCTGATCATTGCCGTTACCGCCGTACCGCCCTACATTCTGCCCACGCCCCAGGCCGTGCTCGAGGTGCTGATCCAGAAGGCACCGCTGCTGGCCCATCACGCTGGCGTCACCATCAGCGAGATACTGGCCGGGCTGGTGCTGGGCATCCTGCTCGGGCTTTCCACCGCGCTGGCGCTGGCCTTCATCCCCCGCCTGCGCCGTACGCTGTTGCCGATGCTGCTGATCAGCCAGGTGATACCGCTGTTCGCGATCGCCCCACTGCTGGTGCTGTGGCTCGGCTATGACATGCTGTCCAAGGTAGTGATGGCGACGCTGATCATCTATTTCCCGGTCGCCTCCACTGGCTACGACGGCCTGCGCCAGACCCAGCAGGGCTGGCTGGATCTGGCCCACACCCTGGGCGCCAGCCCATGGCGCAGATTGATCCACATCCAGCTGCCCGCCGCACTGCCGGCGCTGGCCTCCGGCATTCGCATGGCCGCGACTGCCGCCCCCATCGGCGCCGTCATCGGGGAATGGGCCGGTGCCAGCCAGGGGCTGGGCTATCTGATGCTCAACGCCAACGCGCGCATGGAGATCGACCTGATGTTCGCCGCCCTGCTGGTGCTGGTTGCCTTTTCCCTGCTGCTCTATTTCTCGCTGGATGCGCTGCTGCGCACCCTGATGCCCTGGCACCGCGACCGGCTGACACGTCTGAGCTGA